From Juglans regia cultivar Chandler chromosome 9, Walnut 2.0, whole genome shotgun sequence:
tgattaatgaaattagacgatcttttttaatattttatatatggttaatattaaataattttattatatatataatgaatagtaatcttTTAGAAGATAATGATATAATTAACTTAcataactactatataaaatatttaaatatatatatttgattggtCTCGTTCTgatctaaaaaaatacatatcgAGATCAATCAATAACACTATCAATCCGATTCGATTCAGACAGAACCAATCGGTCCGGTTGATTTTTCTGATCCGGTCCTCTTACAATCCTAAATAAATGACAAAGTACACGATCTCCTATGCTTATACAAAGACtaatttgatcatttttaaattaactaatgaaatctcatattttaattaatcttttCTATTAACTATTTAAATAACGCCTATTTCAAATGTGTTAAATCACTGTAGTTAAAAATGACAATaatttctcaaaaagaaaaatgacaagAATTAAgacagaaaaaaatattattaattataaaatataagctttcaatctatttcatagtataaaggttttcataaaataatatattgtgGTAAATCACATTAgttataaaaagttttttttttaagaaaaaatttgtaAGAGATCAAGTGATTTTCTCATGTTGGatttcttaaattatattttctcatattgaaGCTTAAAAAAGTTGACTtgatattgtaaattatatttattttaccatAGAATAAGTTTTACCATTTGATATACTATGTCAACTTAGCCTcgtttgagaaatgagataagatagaaattttatgaataataaattatttatgaataataatgaaataatttaagctaagatgttttattagattttatcattttagaaaattagagggaaaaagttgaaaaaatatattataaaattaaaacattattagaatatatttttttaatattatttttattttgaaatttgaaaaagtaatattttttttgtattttgtttggaacttaggaaaagttgtaatgattagataataattagatgaaaaatttgaatatttgaaattgaaaaatgtttgtatttgagtgatgtttgggaagaaaattatgaaaaattttaagatgagatgagatgaaatgatctcatttcccaaacaaggcatatatgaaataatatttttggtattctcCCACTTAACTATCAAGATTCAACAATATTATTGTAAAGAATAACAAAATAGCAATACTACATTTCaatctaaatttattatttgtcaCACCGATTGATGTAGCGtagcataaataatttttatgtaaaaattgaggataacaaaaatcaaaatgaaaaaaaaaaatattgaataagagaaataatatgagttctgctatatataattacttttgtgTACTACTTGTACACTCCACTAATGTAATTGActaaaacagttattttatattaaaaaaagtgatgcaGCCAATTACATTAATAGAATATACAAGtaataatacataaaaatgactgcacataaaatttttaaaataaatatatacaagtcttaaatatataaattttggacaaatcttttataaaaaaaaaaaagattccaccataaaaaaaatatgaaaaactcaatttttattaattaaattcacatttttataaatgaccTAACATTTAAGATATGTATCTATCGTTACTTAATAAACGTTGAAGCCGCGCGCGTTTCATGAACTTGTGGGCGAAGAGGATTTCGGAGTCTGAGAAATGCTGGGCATAAGCCGGAAGCTGCAGTACACtcttaagaaattttttttttcaactcaacactgTTGGTGTGTTGAGGAtgtaagttgatatttttcatttcccAACCTTGAAAATGGCTGCCAAGGAAGGAAGACCCGAGCTCCACCCGACTGTTCATGCCATCACTTCCTATGAGCAAGCTTCAGCTTCCTCCTAATTTCCAAACattctttattgtttttgtttttgtcatcTCATTTCCTCGAGTAGGCTCGCGGCTTACACCTATCTCACTATGATGAGATGGCATACTCCATCGgtcatttgatttttcttttaaaaatacgaAGAAGATCTAATGGTAGTAATACTACATTTTTACGTAGTGGGATAAAAGTAACAATACTCTTCAATGTGTTCTGTGTTCTTTGTTTGGTGAAAGGTCGGAATATTTGGCGatatttatgataataattaaaatgaagtGCAGCTCGGGATTTACACAGAGAActaagaaggaaaggaaaaaaaaaaaaaaggaaaactgggCACCTCTtagtactaattaatatgaactgcatgatcatgatcagctcCAGATCAATTGGTTTTGCAGAGATTGCATTGAAATGAGAAACAGTAGTTCATGAATTGAGTTCATAACTGGAGAAGTTGATGGTAGccttttgtatattatttttaaatgcgTCTTGGACGTTAATATTAGCATGGCAAGATTAATAGGTATTTGAATATTAGCCAAAGTAGGTAAAGCAGTTTGCTTCGTAAAtgctttgcatatatatatataatagaaaacaAATGCTGCATGGATTGCTGGTGGGTGGGTGGTGGCGGCGGCACCAGGCAGTACTGCTGCACACTCATATCTGGTTATACAGATCTAAGCTTACTTTTCCATCTCACaaatattacttttcatattctctaCAATTTTACAGAACTTGATCGTATCTTTTCTACGATATTCAGTTACACAAAgccaagaaaaatatatggaacTCATGCCCCcccttttttaaaatatgcttggGGGTCTCATTTTCCCTTGCTTTCCTTCCTACAATCACttgcaagaaaaagaaaaagtaaattatatGGAATTCAGATCAGTTGAAATGCCTGCATGGTTCCTTATCTTTCTGTTGATCTGTTGAAAAATGGTCACTCAGCTCCATTTTTTTGGCACTTGTCATTAATGCTTGCAGGCACAAAATTAGCCGAGTCTGCCAGCTCTTCAACAGCATCCACAATGCCATTGATCCTTAAGGAAATTTCAGTAAGTAAAGAGGCTGAAGTTACTAGTGGAATAATTTCCATGAGAGGAGGAAGTGTAACCATTGTTCTGGATGCTGCAGgctctattttcttgttttcaggAATTTCAGACTCTGAGTTTGATGGGGAAGTGAATAACTTGGGAAAGGACTTTAAGTCAGCTTGGAGCTCTTGAACTGCACTGTTCATTTCTCCAACCAAGTAGTGGATGTTAGATGATTTCTTCATGGTCTTGATTGTCACTGCTAGCTCTTTTATGACACTTGAAGAGTTGGAGCCTACTTTCGAAGAACTGTTGCTGATATGCTTCTTTATATACTCAGGTGCCTGTTGATATAAAGTGGTTAGAACTTAAAGACTTCTGCTCTTGTACCATTACCATTATTAAAAGGATggaaatatgtaaatttaataatttcaattatattctaacaagaaCTCTGGCCATGTGGAGTAGTAATATTCTAGGAGCTTGGGTTACCTGATTTTCTGAACTGATGCAGCCATTGAGAGCTTCTATGCAATAAGCACAGCTGCGCATGGATGCCCCAATTTTGATGTACTGTTTCCATGGGTGCTGAAAGTTGAAGCGGCCATGGGCTGGCTCCCATCTAGCAAAATTTGCCTATATATATGCAACCAATGTCGATCATTCCTAATTTCAGTGCAAAATCATGGAACAAAGTTTTAAGGAATGAATTGCTCAGTCCTGCCACATACCATAGTTTCTTCTGTTGCCTTAGAATTCAGTGCACATTTGTAGCCTTGCAGTTTCTTCTGACATTCTTTGCCACTATCAACAAGGCTGCTGTCACCATCTTGGAAGTATTCTGCTACACAACCTGAATATATATTGTTGGAAAAATGTTAGATTCTCAACAAGAAGTGGCATAAGTATAACAATGAAATATGTATTCAATAACCTACTCACCATCTAAGGAATCTGCAAGCTTTTCCATGTTGCGAGTTATCAAAGCATAGAGCTCTTGACCAGCCCAAATGGGGCAAACAAGCATGGTTACAACAATGCAGAGTGAGGTGCCAATAATAATGGTGGATAATCTTTGATGTGCCAAATCAAACAATTTATCCACCCGATAACCTGATACTGAAACCAGGCTAAAGGTAAGGATGAATATCATGGCACCATAATCAAACCGAATTTTCACAGAAGGAATGAATCTTGAGAAGGTCGCTGCAGAAGCTGCACAGAATAGAATTATTAGGATTACTTCACTTACCTTAGATGTAACAAGTTAAGAATAAACTAGTTATAGAGTAGAAGTTTGCAGACCTAGTAGGAAAACTGAGGTTCCAATAATTACAGGTTCAAATCTTTCTCCCGATTGACTAGCAACCCAATGAACACCAATTGCAAGAAATCCAGCAAGACAAGTTCCGCACACTCTGTTCAAACTTTTGCATAGTGTTGCACCTGCAATTCAGTAAGGCAGAAGTCAAACTACAGAGCTTCAAGCAAAGTGCTTTTGTACTTGGATTTTAAGCACACAACAACTTAGGATGAAGCCAGTATCTTTTAGGCTATGGCATAATCAAGAGTCGCTGAATTGGGCAGATTCTACTTACCCACAGTGTTTTCAAATACAACCACAACTGTCATGATTGCCCACATAGCATTCCCTCCAACTCCTTCGTATAAAGGCCTCATATAGTAAAAAACTGAGACAACAGTGAGGGCCATTCCTACTTTTAGACAATGGATCACTTTTCTGGGATCATCTACTCCTAAATCCCAGGCTTTCTGCAAAAACTTCCACACTTTCAAGGCCAACCCTACAATAAACAGTTTTAGACCAAGAAAGACATTGCTGGCAGGCTTTGCTTCCGGCACCAAAATCTGTGATGTGCCATCGGCCATCTTTATCCTCCACTCCACTCCATTATTGGTTACTTCCTTCTCAGAAGCCATCACTTATGTGTTAGCCAAGAGATAAATGTATTGCCTTCCTAGATATGTTGAGGACACAGAAGCCCTGCAGGGATAGTGATAATAAAAGGTATAGCCAAAGACCCTAATGCCATGCAATTAATGGAACGATCGATTAGGCTTAGGATGATGAAGCTGGATGACTACTcatgaagtatatatatacacataaggtgcactaacacatttcatACTGCTTTCGaagaaaattaaactatttcCAATGACACGAAgatgctttgtttttttaattttttgaccGACATTGCATGGAGATAAAAagataatttcttatattttccgGGTAGGTAAGGATAGAAGTCTCTCTCCCCGTGTGCGCTCGCATACGCATTTGTCTTACTAACACAGGCAGACTGCAACCATCTCTCTTTCCTGCCCCAATTAATTAAACAGTTTGACCTCTTACACTTGTTACACCTCTCAAGGACATTCTAGCGATTGCAATATTTCATTAGGTAAAATATTTGCATATACTTCAATAATAACTATATGGAAATTCCACATGAGGAATGTTGGTCATGGAAGCACCTGGATGACCTAAAACATAACTTTGGATGAGCAGTACTACCTGACAAATACGTCCTAAAATATTATGCGCACAAAAGTAAGCATCACCGAATTATGACTCAGATTATCACAAAGCATTCTGTTCATGTGATATCTAATCATCCTTTTTTCAAAGTGGCCGAGCTTTGGTTGTTGGCTAGCTGTTTCCAAGTACCCTAACTGTAGGCTGTAGCCATGGTATTCGTCCGCCGTAAGAaaggattattaataaataaaattatgggtaccattatttttcttaaaaaaaaactaattagaTTTAGATTCTTCTCTCATCTTTCTCCCAGCAATACGAATATTTGTGTAGATTACAACTCATGTAAGGTATAGCATTCTTATATGCTGCATGGTATCTTGCCTGGTAATGTGGCTGTTCAGGTGGTCATTCAGTGTTTGCATGGCCTCTCTTCTGCACTAAAAAGTGTGGGGAATGGATATGGTTCCCTACCGATTACAAGGACTCACTCCTCAGTGATACCATCTTTGCAGTTGTCTTATGATAAGGGCATTCGATTTTCTTATTTGTAAACATCTTTGGAACTTTTCTTCATCTAGCTGTCTACAAGATATGAGTAATATTCAACAAGGAATTGTTCCATAAATCCGATCCAATATAACATCTCATACACATGACCAGGCCAGCAAGTACACCAACACAATCTTTAAGCCTCAAAAGAGGGGGGAAGAGGAGCGGCCCGTGGCGGGGAGATGGTGATCTGATAACATTATATAATCAAATCCTCTAGAGATCAGAACCAATATCAGACGTACATTCTCACCACCAATATCAAACCTTAATCTCCCCATGGCCAGTCGTTTTCAACTTATAAAGTGGGGAACCTAATAAAGCTTTTGAAACTTTAGCATAtcctttattaatttttaatttttaatgccAATCAGTGGTTCTCCTTTTCCTAGAAAATTAGGTCGTGAGCGCGCAGGACCATCCAAAGTTAACATGCAACAACATCTTTATAAACAAAAGCAGTATTGCAATAAGGTTTTAAGCTGTGCTATAGGCTAATCTGATCACTTGATTAATGGAGAAGGCACGTACTTATAATCTCCTTGAGCAATAAGGTCGAAAGGCAAACTCAACTATCAAAAAGCTACACATGATCTGATCTCTGTCGTCACTCTCTTGACATTATGATTATGATCAAATGCTtaattaatatacatacatGAGTAATAGTACTTGTGCTAGTACCTACTCAAGTACTTTTTGAAAAGTCGTTGATCCTAATCTTTAATTAATATTGACCTCACTTACCCCTAAATGGAAgggttttaattaaattaaatatatcattGATGGACATGATCAAGCACATCCTCTTTGTTTCATTGAAGCATGCaattttaaacctttttttttcaagtatttttatcCAAACCTATAGTTCAATTAAATAGTTGGTGCAGCTGTGCACTACATGATGAGTACCATGACCCTGAAGAATTAAATTGTTGCTGATGATCATCCCCAAAGTCGGCCTCAAAGTGGAGAAAGCACCACCAGTACATGTCATATAGGATATAAATCATATAAGGTGAACAAATCATCATGctcccattaaaaaaataaaataaaatcttgccCAACTTTCtaggtttttataaaatatatgtacctaataactatatatcttaattattaaCCTAATAACAATATAGTGCATGCTGacttggtatatatatatattaatttattaagcATTAACCAAGTATAGTGCATGCCAATATAATAGGcattgatattaagtattaactaagtatattataattaaaaaataaaacattttacacCGCCGTTATAATCGATAATGGTGTCGCAAAATTAGACATAATAGATGTTGAAATAGTATTTGATGACgggaaatattgaaatttgtgtaaataattaatatccaaCAAGTTGATCATCCTAaacttattataaattttagaaattatttacatcTAAGATTCAAACTTTTAGACTTGGGagaatatatatcaaaatcaaatatccttaccacttgagccaaattttaaaaattgtttaggcctcatttgtttatatagatgagatgaaaattaaataaaatattatttttattttaaaatttaaaaaaattaaattatttattatattttatataaaaatttaaaaaaattataataa
This genomic window contains:
- the LOC108993742 gene encoding aluminum-activated malate transporter 10-like, with protein sequence MASEKEVTNNGVEWRIKMADGTSQILVPEAKPASNVFLGLKLFIVGLALKVWKFLQKAWDLGVDDPRKVIHCLKVGMALTVVSVFYYMRPLYEGVGGNAMWAIMTVVVVFENTVGATLCKSLNRVCGTCLAGFLAIGVHWVASQSGERFEPVIIGTSVFLLASAATFSRFIPSVKIRFDYGAMIFILTFSLVSVSGYRVDKLFDLAHQRLSTIIIGTSLCIVVTMLVCPIWAGQELYALITRNMEKLADSLDGCVAEYFQDGDSSLVDSGKECQKKLQGYKCALNSKATEETMANFARWEPAHGRFNFQHPWKQYIKIGASMRSCAYCIEALNGCISSENQAPEYIKKHISNSSSKVGSNSSSVIKELAVTIKTMKKSSNIHYLVGEMNSAVQELQADLKSFPKLFTSPSNSESEIPENKKIEPAASRTMVTLPPLMEIIPLVTSASLLTEISLRINGIVDAVEELADSANFVPASINDKCQKNGAE